From Fusobacterium mortiferum ATCC 9817, a single genomic window includes:
- a CDS encoding GNAT family N-acetyltransferase yields MKNNYKIEVLSKRICESNIEKILDILKLIPNSNYKREDILAENKEERVLYGKWEYSLVILNDKDIVGILIGYEREKEKSELYRENCFYINEIAISKKYKGQGLGKMLLETFIERVKKFKYLSGKIKIRIQTTNSIENRKVISLYESVGFKKIGVKQYPNKEDVVMEIEKKNNYK; encoded by the coding sequence ATGAAAAATAATTATAAAATAGAAGTACTATCAAAAAGAATTTGTGAAAGTAATATAGAAAAAATTTTGGATATTTTAAAATTAATACCAAATTCTAATTATAAGAGAGAAGATATATTGGCAGAAAATAAGGAAGAGAGAGTATTATATGGGAAGTGGGAATATAGTCTAGTTATTTTAAATGATAAAGATATTGTGGGGATATTGATAGGATATGAAAGAGAAAAAGAAAAGAGTGAACTATATAGAGAAAATTGTTTTTATATTAATGAGATAGCAATATCTAAAAAATATAAAGGACAAGGACTAGGGAAAATGTTATTAGAAACTTTTATTGAAAGAGTAAAAAAATTTAAATATTTAAGTGGAAAAATTAAGATAAGGATTCAAACAACTAATAGTATAGAAAATAGAAAAGTAATAAGTCTATATGAAAGTGTAGGATTTAAAAAGATAGGAGTAAAACAATATCCAAATAAGGAGGATGTTGTTATGGAAATAGAGAAGAAAAATAATTATAAGTAA
- the pdxR gene encoding MocR-like pyridoxine biosynthesis transcription factor PdxR has product MKLNFIIDKTLPQKIYLQLYEAFKNIIENGDILPNEKLPSIRQIAIKYDISHLTVLKAYELLEKNNLIFKINGKGCYVKENNYLSSKNQKPIINNFAIINKSINFASATPSTELYPVKEFQNIINEIFDNYGDKVFNYFDTQGLLELREILVEKLKALNITTNASNIQIVSGSQQALDILKKIMSKKKNTTIVIGSPSYYGAINTFSEVTKMISVPVLEDGFDLIELEKILQNNKIDFIYTMINFECPTGISWSLEKKLKILELANKYKFTIIEDDCMSDFYYFNNPSIPLKALDSNNNVIYINSFSKVIMPGLRIGYMVLPNKLTQEVIAAKFSSDISSSGLMQMAIYLFLKRGYLNLHIEKLRDIFKKRYEFSLSLLKNIKGLELPFLPKGGFYFWIKLPSEINSNVLYNLLKEKKVSILPSSVFFLAEEQSNNFIRLSFTSVTLEEIKDGLQILKDTISDLLEKKDFPSIL; this is encoded by the coding sequence ATGAAGCTTAATTTTATTATAGATAAAACTCTACCTCAAAAAATATATTTACAACTTTATGAAGCTTTTAAAAATATAATAGAAAATGGAGATATACTTCCTAATGAGAAACTTCCTTCTATTAGACAAATAGCTATAAAATATGATATCAGCCATTTGACTGTTCTCAAAGCATATGAACTTCTTGAAAAAAATAATTTAATTTTTAAAATAAATGGTAAAGGATGTTATGTAAAAGAAAATAATTATCTATCTTCTAAAAATCAAAAACCAATTATTAATAATTTTGCTATTATTAATAAAAGTATTAACTTTGCTAGTGCTACTCCTTCTACAGAGCTTTATCCTGTAAAAGAATTTCAAAATATTATCAACGAAATTTTTGATAACTATGGTGATAAAGTCTTTAATTACTTTGATACTCAAGGACTTTTAGAATTGAGAGAAATCTTAGTAGAAAAATTAAAAGCTTTAAATATTACTACTAATGCTTCTAATATTCAAATTGTCTCTGGTTCACAACAAGCATTAGATATTTTAAAAAAAATTATGTCTAAAAAGAAAAATACTACTATTGTAATCGGAAGCCCTTCCTATTATGGAGCTATTAACACTTTTTCAGAAGTTACTAAAATGATTTCTGTTCCTGTACTTGAAGATGGTTTTGATTTAATAGAACTAGAAAAAATACTCCAAAATAATAAAATAGATTTTATCTATACAATGATTAATTTTGAATGTCCTACTGGTATTTCTTGGTCATTAGAAAAAAAATTAAAAATTTTAGAATTAGCTAATAAATATAAATTTACTATTATTGAAGACGATTGTATGTCTGATTTTTACTATTTTAATAATCCTTCAATTCCTTTAAAAGCTTTAGATAGTAATAATAATGTTATTTATATAAACTCTTTTTCTAAAGTAATTATGCCAGGTTTAAGAATTGGTTATATGGTTTTACCTAATAAACTCACTCAAGAAGTCATTGCAGCAAAATTTTCTAGTGATATCTCTTCATCAGGATTAATGCAGATGGCTATCTATCTATTTTTAAAGCGTGGTTACTTAAACTTACATATTGAAAAATTAAGAGATATCTTTAAAAAACGTTATGAGTTCTCACTATCATTACTTAAAAATATTAAAGGTTTAGAATTACCTTTTTTACCTAAAGGTGGTTTCTATTTTTGGATAAAGCTTCCTTCTGAAATTAATTCAAATGTTCTTTACAATTTATTAAAAGAAAAAAAGGTTTCTATTCTACCTAGTTCTGTTTTTTTCTTAGCTGAAGAACAAAGTAATAATTTTATAAGACTTAGTTTCACTTCAGTTACCTTAGAAGAAATAAAAGATGGACTACAAATTTTAAAAGATACTATATCTGACTTACTTGAAAAAAAAGATTTTCCATCAATATTATAA